In one window of Gossypium arboreum isolate Shixiya-1 chromosome 4, ASM2569848v2, whole genome shotgun sequence DNA:
- the LOC108460782 gene encoding protein ACTIVITY OF BC1 COMPLEX KINASE 3, chloroplastic-like produces MSLVVSAGVHPFYLQAGKGFSISKPKGYKICPRAALVEATPRVNGSPSSTSIQVLATDRAEELKAEARALARAADASVYSPLLLAKKYGSRPVKAVKRTLEILVALGTFALKLFLDQKNGTLDQNKRKRAAELRTIFTRLGPTFIKLGQGLSTRPDLCPPEYLEELAQLQDALPTFPDADAFSCIETELGMPLESIFSSISPTPIAAASLGQVYKARLKYSGKTVAVKVQRPGIEEAIGLDFYLIRGLGFFINKYVDIITTDAVALIDEFASRVYQELNYVQEGQNARKFKMLYADKEDILVPDIFWNYTSGKVLTMEWVDGVKLNEQAAIERQGLKLLDLVTTGIQCSLRQLLEYGYFHADPHPGNLLATPEGKLAFLDFGMMSETPEEARFAIIGHVVHMVNRDYEAMARDYYALDFLSADVDVSPIVPALRDFFDDALSYTVSELNFKTLVDGLGSVLYQYPFNVPPYYALILRSLTVLEGLALYADPNFKVLAASYPYFAKRLLTDPNPYLRDALIELLFKDGRFRWNRLENLLVQGSKDRDFSAKDALQPVLKLLLGPDGEELRTLVIKEAVRVTEAVTLCTFVDTYNSVPSFMRSLIFNGNGALAMSTAELQSMMELRDQVFRIWGLLRSSENFDPALLQPILQILQQPEARSLGGRVVGGITQRLAARLLQQVLQMPMAPTSSLSALDTR; encoded by the exons ATGAGTCTTGTTGTTTCAGCTGGGGTCCATCCCTTCTATTTACAAGCAGGTAAAGGGTTTTCTATATCCAAACCCAAGGGCTACAAAATCTGTCCTCGAGCTGCTTTGGTCGAAGCTACACCCAGAGTCAACGGTTCGCCATCGTCCACCTCTATACAGGTTTTAGCAACTGACCGAGCCGAGGAACTAAAGGCGGAGGCTCGAGCCTTGGCTCGTGCTGCCGATGCCTCCGTTTACAGCCCTCTATTGCTTGCCAAAAAGTATGGGTCTCGTCCCGTCAAG GCAGTGAAAAGGACTTTGGAAATCTTGGTAGCACTGGGTACTTTTGCTTTGAAACTGTTTTTGGACCAAAAGAATGGAACCTTAGATCAAAACAAGAGGAAACGAGCAGCTGAATTGAGGACTATCTTCACCAGACTAGGCCCGACTTTCATAAAATTGGGTCAGGGTTTATCCACCAGACCTGACCTTTGCCCTCCGGAGTATCTCGAGGAGCTGGCTCAGCTGCAG GATGCTTTGCCCACATTTCCTGATGCAGATGCATTCTCATGCATCGAAACAGAGTTGGGGATGCCACTGGAGTCCATTTTCTCCTCCATATCCCCTACTCCTATTGCAGCTGCCAGTTTAGGTCAAGTGTACAAAGCTCGACTTAAGTATTCAGGTAAAACCGTTGCTGTCAAGGTACAACGACCTGGTATTGAAGAAGCCATTGGACTCGATTTTTATCTCATAAGAGGTCTAGGATTTTTCATCAATAAGTATGTTGACATCATCACCACCGATGCTGTTGCTCTCATCGATGAATTTGCCAGTCGAGTTTATCAAGAGCTCAACTATGTGCAG GAGGGACAAAATGCCAGGAAATTCAAGATGTTGTATGCTGACAAGGAGGATATCCTTGTTCCCGATATCTTTTGGAATTATACCAGTGGCAAAGTATTGACAATGGAGTGGGTTGATGGAGTGAAACTGAATGAACAGGCCGCAATTGAAAGGCAAGGTTTGAAGCTTTTGGATTTAGTGACCACTGGTATCCAGTGCAGCCTCAGGCAACTACTGGAGTATGGATACTTTCATGCGGATCCTCATCCTGGTAATCTTTTGGCAACACCTGAAGGAAAACTTGCTTTTCTAGATTTTGGAATGATGAGTGAGACCCCGGAGGAAGCAAGATTTGCCATAATTGGTCATGTTGTTCACATGGTCAATCGAGATTATGAAGCTATGGCCCGTGATTACTATGCTCTGGATTTCTTGTCAGCTGATGTAGATGTTTCCCCAATTGTGCCGGCACTTCGGGACTTCTTTGATGATGCTCTTAGCTACACTGTTAGCGAACTAAACTTCAAGACCCTAGTTGATGGTTTGGGTTCTGTTTTATACCAATACCCATTTAACG TACCTCCCTATTATGCACTGATATTGCGGTCCCTTACTGTGCTAGAAGGGTTGGCCCTCTATGCCGATCCGAATTTTAAGGTGCTGGCTGCCTCATACCCATACTTTGCTAAAAGGCTTCTCACAGATCCAAATCCATATTTGAGAGATGCTCTCATAGAGTTGCTTTTCAAGGATGGGAGGTTTAG GTGGAATAGACTAGAAAACCTTCTCGTTCAAGGAAGCAAGGACCGAGATTTCTCAGCAAAAGATGCTTTGCAACCTGTTTTAAAGCTACTACTGGGACCAGATGGCGAAGAGCTTAGGACTTTGGTCATTAAAGAAGCTGTTCGTGTTACTGAAGCGGTTACTCTATGCACATTTGTTGATACATACAACTCCGTACCTTCTTTTATGCGTAGTCTAATATTCAATGGAAATGGAGCGCTGGCGATGAGCACTGCTGAATTGCAAAGCATGATGGAGCTCCGGGACCAAGTCTTTCGAATCTGGGGGCTTCTTCGGTCGTCAGAAAACTTTGATCCAGCACTTTTGCAGCCTATTTTACAA ATCCTTCAACAACCCGAGGCACGCAGTCTAGGTGGTCGTGTAGTTGGTGGGATCACTCAGCGTCTGGCAGCTCGCTTACTACAACAAGTTCTTCAAATGCCAATGGCTCCTACTTCAAGTTTATCAGCATTGGACACTCGGTGA
- the LOC108459929 gene encoding uncharacterized protein At5g39865-like produces MAESGKNKTKSSSPSSGFLNRSFTMHASMAESKVHLFFKNPPPLSHNRAAPLSKFHNSIDSVKGKVKKLRSLFESKPASSSPTSPSPKESCPKPVLRPTKSIGSGFINPTIRLPGTEDRIVVYLTSLRGIRRTFEDCYAVKMIFRGFRLWVDERDISMDAAYKKELQNILKVKNVTLPQVFIKGKYIGGADVIKSMFEMGELAKILDDFPRRQPGFACNACGDVRFVPCGNCSGSRKVFDDDEGSLKRCFECNENGLIRCPGCCD; encoded by the coding sequence ATGGCGGAATCAGGGAAGAACAAGACGAAATCATCGTCACCCTCATCTGGGTTCTTAAATCGTTCATTTACAATGCACGCCTCAATGGCGGAATCTAAAGTTCATCTTTTCTTCAAGAATCCACCTCCGTTGTCTCACAATCGAGCTGCTCCGCTTTCCAAATTCCACAATTCAATCGATAGTGTCAAAGGTAAAGTTAAAAAGCTTAGGAGTTTATTCGAATCTAAACCTGCATCATCTTCACCCACCTCACCCAGTCCTAAAGAATCTTGTCCTAAGCCTGTTTTGAGACCGACAAAATCAATTGGTTCCGGCTTTATTAATCCTACCATAAGATTACCCGGAACTGAAGATCGAATTGTTGTTTATTTAACGAGTTTACGAGGGATTCGAAGGACTTTTGAGGATTGTTATGCTGTTAAGATGATATTTAGAGGGTTCAGGCTTTGGGTTGATGAAAGAGATATCTCCATGGATGCTGCTTATAAGAAAGAGTTGCAAAACATATTGAAAGTGAAAAATGTGACATTGCCTCAGGTTTTCATAAAGGGGAAGTATATTGGTGGTGCTGATGTGATCAAAAGCATGTTTGAAATGGGTGAATTGGCTAAGATTCTCGATGATTTTCCAAGGAGACAACCTGGGTTTGCTTGCAATGCTTGTGGGGATGTCAGGTTTGTGCCTTGTGGGAATTGCAGTGGGAGTCGAAAGGTGTTCGATGACGACGAAGGGTCGCTTAAGCGATGCTTCGAATGCAACGAAAACGGCTTGATTCGATGCCCTGGTTGCTGCGATTGA